One Harpia harpyja isolate bHarHar1 chromosome 11, bHarHar1 primary haplotype, whole genome shotgun sequence genomic window, AGGCCCAGAGTTTAAAATGGGTACAGAGCCTGTAAGCTTCTCTTTAGTAAAGGATCACTTCTTACATTCGTCCTCCGAAATCCACTGCATATTAGAACCTGGAGCAGAAGGGCATAGAAAGAAAACCATAACAGACTACACTGAAACTTCCCATcttgtgtatatacacacatgtatctTGCCCTCCCTGCTGTGTAAGCCTGATTCACTTTTTTGGTGGCTAAGCGTAAGTTTCTTAACCAGCATTCAGATGTCACGCACCTGCAACTTCCGCCTAGAAATACTCTGAAACATTTGCTCCATTCTACTACCGGTGTTCACACTGAAACATTTGCTCCATTCTACTACCGGTGTTCACATATAACTGGTTTTATTCTTCTTCATAGCCTGAGTGAAGTACCAAGTACTGAAGATACTTGAACATACACGGAAAGCTAAAATAAACAAGAATATAAGGGCCATGGTTGGGTGAACAGCATTTACCGTGCTGACCACAGACAGTGAAAGAGGTCTCAAATTACACTTCATGAACTAGTAAGTATAGCTATCAGCAGAAGCTGCGTTACCCTTCATTGTTCTTTCAGGGACCTTAGTGTGTCCTTGATCCACACAATACCATATGCTCCATGCGTGGATCAAGGGCATAACATCACCTTTGCAAGTCAAACCTGGATATTTTACTGTTACCACTTCAAACAACTTCATTTTCAGTGTCCTGAAGTTTGGAACATGTGCTACTAAGGACACTTAACACACAAACCAGGAAAAATGGCTCAACAATGCAAATATGTATCAGAAATACTAAAGCTCCATcacattttatgtttctttagCTTTTTAGTTGCCATCTGTCTTATGAATAGATTACACATCAACTTTCACTGCCAGTAAACCAAATAACGCTTCTGATAATTTATTATGTGTGTAGTATTCATATATTATTGATCCTCCACAGTAAGTGAATCCTGGTCTTTCCCAGCAGTATGTCAATGATGATCAATTTCTTCTCCTAGTTACAGAAGTTGTATCATTACAGAGCTTTTTGCTACTAAATATACTGAGTAACTGAACATCTGAGCTTGATGTCTCTagcagcatttcatttttaaactctaacaaagggagagagaggagttCTAAAGCAAACTCCTTCTGCAACCTAAAAATCACTGTATTTAGTAATACGagaaaagaattaattaaaatggaaGTACAGACTGTGCGGTGTAGTCTTATTTAACTGCCCAGACTAACAGCAATACAGCTACTACGAAGTACAAAATGCAGCGTTTTGTCATCTGAAGTACTTCAAACAATCCACCCTCTCTCTCTTCACACATATCTTTGTAGGTAGGCAAAAACACTTCCTATCAAAAATTAATGCACtcagctaaataaataaaaaaaccactaaaCAGTAATGATCAAACACTCAGAAACCATTTGGTTTGTGAAATCTGTAATAACAATAAGATGCAAACCGAAAGGCAAAACCACACAGCAGAACTGGGTAGGTCAAGCAGAGCCCCTTGTCCCGCAGCTGGAGACACCCATGCAGGTCCCTGGGCAGCCAGAGAGGAATGCTGCATGGGCAGGCACTGGCCTATGCAAATCGGGTTACTCGGTTCTACCCCAGACCTCAGTAGTAAACAcacaaaaagtaaacaaagtggggaggaaaagaaaaagtaatttatatgTTTAAactcctttctgttttaatattgcCCAAGGAATTTCCAGTAACAAAGGGTATTGTTGTAGGAACACCGAGCTTGCACAACTGGCTGCTCTCTACGTCTTGTCTTTTCTCTTATCCACCACAAACATACCCAAAGTTTTCCACTAGAAGCGAAGTAAGGAAGTTAACTTACTAAAAATGAAgtcgggggggggtgggggttgtttCCCCAACAGTTGGATCGGCTTTATATTATTTAAAGATTATACTGaaatacttgggaaaaaaagaccccaaacccaGCAGAAAGCACCCGGCAACGGCAAGTTCAGACCGATGCTTTTGTCTTCCATTTTACCCAGGGATGAGGAGAGCAGCGTTTGTACCGAGCGCGCTCCCCAACGATGTAAACacgccgcggggctggggctgtgccacgGGGAGCGGGCAGGACCGGCGGGGTCCGCGGGGCTGCACGATCCGGGCCGGCTTAGGAGTTTCTGACCTACATTCCCTGCAGCGGGAAGAAAACCCTCCCGCCGCAGACGGagcggagcgcggcgcggcgggcgggcgggcggcctccCCCGCCGGCAAGGGTGTGTTCAGGGGTGGGGAAAGCGAGCCGGCCGGGGCGAGGATGGAGGCTGGAGGCTGGCGGAGGCGCTGACACCTGCCCGCCgccaccccggccccgccagcAGCTCCTCCTTCGCCGGGCACGGACACCTGCTGCGGGACAGCCGGAcgcgcggcccggcggcggcctcGGTCCGGCGGCCGCAGGCGGGTTTATCCCACTCGTTTCCCGAAGCGCTACACCGCGAGGCGGGCGGctcggcggcgggccggggccgggctcgggCTCCTCCGCGGCGGCGCGCAGGCCGCGCCGAGCTGGGGgccggcgggcgcgggcggcCGAGGcctgcgcggggccggggggggggggggggggggggctcggcgccTCAGCCGCTAGGCCGCGGGGCctgcggcggcgcggggcgggcgcgccgggcccggcccgccggccccTCCTCGGGGAGCGGAGCCAGGCGCCGGGCGGAGGCGGCGGATCCCCCCTCACTCACCGCTCTCGATCTCGTTGCCCTTCTTGGCGGTGGCTGCGTTCCCCatggccgggccggggcggcgcggggcggggggggggggggggggtggggggcgggaaGGATGCCTGGCggctgcggcgggcggggggcagggctcggctggcggggcggcgcggcgcggcccgcgggcgcggcggcggcggcggctggctcccctcgccccgcgctGGGTCTCTGTGTCTCCGGCCGCCGCGGAGGAGGAGGCGAGcgctctgcccccctcccccaccccgaCACACGGCGGAAATGACGGCCGGGGCGGCGCCTCCTCCCTGCTACGCCGCCCGCCGGGGgcgcgcggggcgcggggcgccgCCGTCCACGGCAccggccgccgccaccgccgccgcctcaggcggggcgggggggggggggcccggccggagggagggaggggaggagggggccgCGGGAGCCCTGGGCGGCGCCCGCCCGCGCCCGCGGCGGCGGCTCGCGGAGGGCAGGGGCGGGCTGCCCGCGGGctccgccaccgccgccgcctccgtGCAGCCCCGGCCAGCGCCCGGCCGCacggggcggcggcgcgggagcgccccccgctgccgccgcccggaGGGCCGTCCCGCCCGCGGGGCGCCGCGGCTGACGCGGGGGCGAGGCGCGCCGTCCCCAAGGTGACCCCGGGAGGCCGAGCGCGCCGCGGCCCTTCGGCAGGGCCCGCCCGGCGCCGGGGGCTCGGCCGCCTCCCCCTCAGCATCCCTGGCGGCCCGCGGACGCCCaccccgccgctgcccccgcgGCCGACGGCCGGGCCCGCGCCCCGGCAGCCTACACGAGGACAAGTCGCGCTTGCCGCCTCTTGCCAGACTGTTTTTACGTGGCTCAGCGGACTGCCGACAGAAAATACCGAAAGTAAGCGAGCTGCCAgcgaagactttttttttttttttttgcctccccccTTTCGCTGCCACTCACGTCGCAAATAGCTACAGCTACGCGTTTTCAAGCGGTATTGTGACTTTCAAGTTGATCGTAGCTCTCTTTATATATTTACCACGTGAAACGCTCGGAGTGTTTTGGCTCTGGAAGGAAATGCTCATCAAAAAGAAGGCTCTGGTTTATGTGCCTTAAAGCGGGGAGAGTGGAGAGCAGAAGTGCTAATCTTATGGATCGCAAACCGTATATATTCTGCCGGGACAATTTATGTGATACCCAGCCTCTTCTGGCAGCATTCTTTCCCCACGGCTGCAGGCTGCATGAATTGTTCTGGCGGCAGCCGTCCCGGCTACCGTCTTTCACAGGGGCCATCCAAATCCCCTCCTGACAGCGGGGGCTGCCTGCCAGTGCAGCTCATGCTGCCATGGCCTAAGACTGAATTACCTTGCTCTCTGTAAGACGGGGTTTTATGCACACGCACTAATGCACACTACAGCAGACACCTCTGGGAAATTTCCAGTCTCCTGAGACTGTGCAGTGGAGTACGCTGCATGTGAACACCGGGCAGATCTAGCCAGCGCATGGCTCTGCCTTGACAGTGGTACAAGCTGCCCGGATTATCCAGCTGCAAAGTTTGGGGAACACTCATCCGAATTATCTTGATGTTTTGTAGGTTGAAGTTCTATCAATGAACGCTTCAATTAAGGGACTTTCTCTTGATTTTCACCTTTTCACTTGCGTTATCCTGATCTGTGTGATACTGCTTGCTTCAGAGGAGTACCTGTGTTTTTATGATTAAAGCAGCCGTCTCTGGGGAAGCCAGGTCTTTATTGCTTTGAAGATCAGAAACAAGACTTAGGCATAGTGAGGAAATAATCTGCAAACCATTGGGGGCGGTGAAGCTGCTACTATTGAAGAGGGCTGTCTCGTTTTGCCAAAGCCGGAGTCTCCGCGTTCTTTACGCGCTTACCCAGAGGTTCAGTGAGTTACCGGTAATTTGCTCTGCTAGGGAAGGGCAGGGGAACTGCAATGGCCAGATCTGTACCAGGAGGAGAAGTTTAGCTCGGGAAAAGAAGAGGGTACTTTTGCCATTGACCATCTTGATCACTTGGACAATgacaaaaaatagaaaactgaggTGCTGTACCATTTAAATAAATGTCTGAAGATGCTATCACAGATAGGTAAAGATGTTACCCCAGTTTTAAAAGTTTTCCCTGCTCTGGCCATCGTCATTTTCATTTTGGCCAGATGGCATCTGAGTCAGCTGATTTTCATCCAGGTGCTGACAGGCATTTTGATATCCTTgagaagacagcagcagcatcactAACAAATGAGATATGCTGCAGCATCTTTAGCATATTCTTGCCATTACAGCTCATCCCTTCACTAGCAAATTACGCTGCATAGGGTCTATATGTGAGGACCCACCAAGGTCCAATAGCCATTACTGCCCTGTGGGATTTGGTGGACGAGGATCAGCTGGTCGTTGCATGTAGTCCAGCAAAATCCTACACGTACAGACGTGGCACCACATATATGTGTGCAGCAATGCATGACACTAGTTCTCAAATAAGCACATGCTCTGAATACACATGCAGTCTGATGGATTTGCATGAATTCTTATACCCAAACACTCTCATaatcaaaaaaataacaaatagaaGTCAACAGTGCTGTGAAACATTAAGTGAAGCACTTCTATGGTCCTAGCATTACATGTCTGAGTGAAGATAACAGAAACAAGGACTTAGGGCTGGACATTTGCATTCTCGTTCACACCACTTATACAACTTCTGCTATATTAAACAAGTTAATACTCATTCACTAATTGCAGAACATACCAATGTAGCATAGATTGTATAtgttatgtgtatatatttacttAGCATTCAGAGCATCTACTTTTATTCTAGGCCTAATCTTTGGTTTGCCTTAATTTTCCTACATAAAATCCTTTGGTTTTCTTATATAAAATCCTTCGATGCTGAAATGCCTCATATCACTACTCGTACAAAAGTAGTTTGTCTTCTTCCTTTCAACACAATTGGTTGAAAAATCAAATCATGCAAATATGAAAAGATGTTCTGTTTggatatgtgtcctggtttcagctgggatagagttaactgtcttcctagtagctggtacagtgctgtgttttgagttcagtatgtgaagaatgttggtaacactgatgttttcagttgttgctcagtagtgtttagactaaagtcaaggatttttcagcttctcatgcccagccagtgagaaagctggaggggcacaagaagttggcacaggacacagccagggcacctgacccaaactggccgacggggtattccataccatgtgacgtcccatctagtataggaacggggaagtgggggcggggaatcgccgctcggggactggctgggtgtcggtcggcgggtggtgagcaattgcactgcgcatcatttgtgcattccaatcctttcattattaccgttgtcattttattagtgttatcattatcattattagtttcttctttttctgttctattaaaccattcttatctcaacccacgggttttgcttcttttcccgattttctcccccatcccactgggtgggggggagcgagtgagcggctgcgtggtgtttagttgctggctggggttaaaccacaatatgTTAGAATATTTCAGCAATGGCGCAACCtaaaaaattcagatttcatttgttttgctgaTCTGTATAAGATATAGCTATACTCTAAGAAAGTCAGCTCAGCAGTTTTAGAACTATACACATTTAATGATGTAGTTTCAGTGACTCACAGTGggttttaatccatttttctaCATATGTGggttttaatccatttttctaCATACTTGTTGGGAACTATCGATTAGGAATATCCTACCAAGACCAATCTTTTTTCTGATAAAGCCTAAAGCTCTGTAGCAGATGTATAGTTCCCTCATGAAACTTGCATATTCCGCTCTACATAGACTCAGAACTAAAAATGAGAGGGTCATTTCAGGACAGAAAAGATACATTTCTGTTAGATCAAAGGCTTTCACgtgcttttaatgaaaatcactttttcaGACGGTAATTACTTCTGGAACCACATATCATTTCACTCCATAATCACTCCAATTTCTAGATGAGATAGCGGCATTTCTGTAGCAACTGCAGCAGTTGTTTTCAATACACATTCAAAACAAGTCACTAAATTTAAATCATTACGCATCGTAATT contains:
- the LOC128147767 gene encoding translation initiation factor IF-2-like; protein product: MAGPGRRGAGGGGGGGGREGCLAAAAGGGQGSAGGAARRGPRARRRRRLAPLAPRWVSVSPAAAEEEASALPPSPTPTHGGNDGRGGASSLLRRPPGARGARGAAVHGTGRRHRRRLRRGGGGGARPEGGRGGGGRGSPGRRPPAPAAAARGGQGRAARGLRHRRRLRAAPASARPHGAAARERPPLPPPGGPSRPRGAAADAGARRAVPKVTPGGRARRGPSAGPARRRGLGRLPLSIPGGPRTPTPPLPPRPTAGPAPRQPTRGQVALAASCQTVFTWLSGLPTENTESCSRLLAHFLVSANPCSASVGCFSSKLLTCQEAYVYLCEYGSYFPNFTASDPETGIFITAA